The genome window aaagccacaaaaAGCAGGAAAGTACCACTGGAACTCAAGGTGCTTGAAGAAAGACTTATTTCAGGCACAATGATTTTTAGAATAATCCTTCAGGGGTGGTAAGAAATACATATACGTGCACAGGAAGATGGGATGGTAAAATATCTTTTATTGGGGACATCAactgagacagacagacagacagacagacagacagactgatagatagatagatagatagatagatagatagatagatagatagatagatagatagatagatagatagatagatagatagatagatagatagatagatagatagatagatagatagatagatagatagatagatagatagatagatagattctcaAACAGCTGATGTCCTTGGGGAGCAGAGGCTGGATTTAGACACTCCTCAATGCTGTCCTTGTGGGAATCTCTTTAGTGAATGGCTTCCATTCATTCCTATGGGAAAAAACGAAAGCAAGTGTTTccaaccagtggtccatgagcttcattcaggtggtctatggcatgtctgcattaaatatgaatattgattcttaattgtattttattgctttttatttcttacattgtattgtatttattgccATTTGAATTCTACGTAAAATAcgacataaataataaaataagcaatttaaaaatacagcatctagcacagcgcatcgcaattgctgcaacaggcagaaaaatcgttaagtggtccatcaagatgCTTAGGAATTTTCAGGTGGTTCATAGGGAAAAAAGTGTGGAAACCACTGACCCAAAATTCTGCACTTGTGGGAGCGGGAGGCAATGTTATCCCTCACCCCTGATATTGTATGACATAAGggatgttcacacattacattgaaCAAGTTTACAACTGATGTACCCATGTACATAAAGAGTTGAGCTTGTACTGCTATTCACAGGTAACATTCAACATGTGTTACCTGTGTATAGCATAGTTGaggtgtacaaatcaacaaggGTGCACTTTTTCACACAAACGCTTGTACCTGTGTAGAAACAGCTTGTActtgtgttcagtgtaatgtgtgaagaagCTTCCAGCCACCAGTGAAGAGATCCTCAATTCTGGTCCTGGAAATATGCATGCTGtagccacacacaccctcctgaTGAGTGCTTCGGTTATTACTGAATAAACCACTTTCTCTTTCCTTCTTGTGCAGATGGCAAGGTGCTTCAGACAGTCATGAAAGGCTGTGGATCCTCCGACACGTGCAATTCCCCCCCAAAGCATCTTAATATGGGGCGTGGGAAAAGTATAAGGACAAGTTTGACCTGTTGTATTGGTGAAGCCTGTGCAAACTCCACTCCTCCAGGTAGATGCAAATATATTCTTGAAAAATGCTTCCCTCAACCCTTCCTTTGGTTGCATTTTGGAGGTTGCATCACATTTCATTCCCCTTGTTCTTGGATCCATCAGTTTGTGACCAACATAATTGGAAGTGTGGCTCTTCCTCAATGGCTGGGTTCCTTGGGGACAGATTAGCTTAGCTGCATCCAGCCAATTGGTATAATTAATgatacaataattttaaaaaatagtattttgCACATTGCTTTCCCTAAGTGACCAGAATGTTTCACTTTTAGACTTAGCTCCTGTGAAACTCTGGGCAGGATAAAGCaactgctttgcttgcaaaaggtcccaggtgcagtccccatccaacatctccaggtagggctggaagagaccctttgtctatactgattggcagaGAGCAGCTGACGAACAACTCTCTGCTGATTCAGCATTGTGGACTTTGGCCTCTGGTCTCTTGTACTCACTTAGCTGTTCCCACCTTTGACAGCTCCTCTGCTGATTCACAAGGTCCAGCTTTGGGCTCAGAACCATCGGAGCTTCTGATCTGTTGACTGCAGCTCCAATAGAAATGATGGAAAATTGGGGAACTATTAAGAATAACTTCTGTCAAAAgttaacattagaagagccttccTGAATCAAGGCAAGAGTCCATCGagtccagaattctgtttctCAAGTGGACAATCTCCACAAACCCCACAAGTATGGAATGAAGCCTCTTGCATTATGGTCCCACCAtagtggtattcagtggcatactacATGGAGGTTCCACTGTAGGCACTTGCAAACCTATCCTCTCTAACAGGggtgggaaagctgtggccctccagatggtgctagaCTCCAtcgcccatcattcctgacctttggtcatgctggctgtgcACCTCATGGGAGCTGGTCCCGCAAaatctggagggttacaggttcctTGTCCTGCTCTACACATCTGtctgatccccttttaaagccatctataaattaaatatatgcagcaactctgtaacacaggggtagccaatgtgatgccctcgaCAGGACAAGGGCTACAATGCTCATCATCCAtagccagcatgcccagtggtcacagatgatggcagctgtagtccacagcatctggatgGGCACCAAATTGGTTGCCCCTACTCTAGCATCTCTGTTAACTTCTCCAATCTTTATGCTGACTGAGGATCATCCCCCTCACCCCTTTCAGTACCACGAGTAGAGTCTAAAACCAATGGAAAGCAGTGTCCTTCCTGCTACTCTTCGTCCGGCACATGCATTACAGAGATGGTGAATTGTACTGGATCAGAGAGGTATTGCTTTGATGTGTTCTCACGTTCGAATGCTGGTAAGTTTCACTTCAGATGTAATTTGTCTGTTGATTTCTTTCCCATTTTGTAGCTATATTGATGATGGATTGAGTTTGGATATCTAGCCAGGGGGATAGGACAAACGGGCAAGCCTCCCATAAAACAtgagagggtgcttccatgagaCAATGTGAGATAGCCATCGCTCATTTGGGGAAGGGCAACAGCTCACTGGGGGAGCATCTGTTTTGTAAGCCAAATACCccagggttcaattcccagcacctcAAATAGGCCTAGGAATGCCCccttgcctgaaaacctggagctgCTGCCACGCAATACTGAGTTAGGAGGATCAGTGGTCTGACGCGGTGTAAGGCAGTGCCCTATGTTACACCATAGTTTTGTGTCACCCTTCAGACACTGCACGACCCTAGTTTAATGAACGGCAGAAGCACAATGGGCACAGTTCACTTCAGCAAAACTACACTGCTCTGCATGAGGGATGGGTAACCATTTTGAGCCTGAGGGCTGTACTATCCCATAGGAAAGCTGGGGAGTCTGCATGTCAACGGTGGGGCCAAAGTACAAAGTGGCCAGGGCTAAGTCACATTCAAAATGTCGTATACTCACATCCACCCATTTATCAATTGGTACAAATGGGGTGGTTTTTTCCTGTGCCTTCTTGCTATGTGGGGGTGTAATTTTTCCCCCGTAGTAGAAATTTACCCTTGCAACTTGTCTTAGGAAAAAAGGTCTGCATGGGTTGGGCCCAAAAGGCTCCTTAGGCTGCATCTGGCCCAGGGGCTAGAGAGGTTCTCCGCCCCGGTTTGGAGAGGTGCCCTTTATGGGCTCCATTCCTCAGCAGTAGACCTTCATTTGGGGATAAGGACTGGGTTCATTTCAAGCAGTCTAGACAGACTAGTCTGGAGAGCTGTTAACAGCAACTGTGATTCCCAGCTAACAAGCCCCTCTTGTCTTCCATTTCTAGATAGTAGAGCCAGAGACATGATTATGAAAGGCTGCACCACCAAGTCAGCCTGCGAGTCAATCAACAAAGGTGTACCTCTGATTTGGGAAGAAAACAATGCTGTTATCATAAAGGCCAAATGTACACCAGATCCTTCTAGGGGAACTCGATCTTCTGGGCTCCTCCTGCCAACCTTCTCTGGGCTCCTCCTCCTGAAGATCCTCTTGTAAAGGGCACCTGCGCAAGACTGCATAATCTCTGCATTCATTTATGCCTCCTTTTTATCCACTTGCCACTTCTGGTTAAGTTTGGCCTTCCAGATAGATTTTCCTTATTTCCCTCAATGAAAATAAAAGCCAGGAATAAAACAAAATCTAAATGCATGTTGTATTAAAGATTCTAAATTACCATCTCTGCATTCATTTATGTCTCTCTTTTAACCATCCATTACTCTCTTTGATTGCAGTTTGGCTTTCTGGATGGATAAACACCAGGATTAAgacaaatgaaatggaaatgtctGTTGTTCTTAAATAAATTCTGTGTTCTGGAAGACATTTTTCCTTGATACAATTTGCCTATAGacaagatgtggggaacctttggccctccagatgctgctgagagACCGCTGCCATCATCCTGGctattggctgatgggagtcaaagttcggcaacatctggagagccaaaggttccctacacctgctgaTTACAGGCCTTTTGTATTCATGGGACAAAACAACACATTACAGGGGAGATCCtctgacatttttattttcttcagggCTGGGGGAGTGCCATTTAACAAGAATAGTAGCTCTGGGTGAGGGATTTTAATGCCCTCCATCTTTCTAATCAAAATCACCACAACAATTGCTACTAGCCCCACATCTGGGAAATACTTCTTGTCATTTTCTGACTAAGGAGCAAACATAATCTTAGATATTTATTTAACTTCTAAATCACATTTTCTTTCTGTATATGAATATATCAACATAGTATTCAGAATGAATAGCAACAGTAATCATAGCAGCTGAATATTATTAACATCTACAAGAGcaaaaaaagaagcaattaacATTGATACAATCATATACTTGAAGAAACTCTGAAATTAAATATCTGTAATTAAGAACAgaaccaaaaagaaagaaagaaagaaagaaagccttaATTATAGTTAATAGGAGGGAGGTATTTAATAactttcttttatcagaggaagTTTAGATCATGAGTAGCCAAAGTGATGGCTACCAGGTGTTATTGGCACTAgtgttcagaagtgcagggtcccttcatgatagtcacaccacgcccCCTCAAAGAAAATGCCCATTTCCCACTTTCTCTCTGTATTGTCATCGAATCCACACTCCAGTAaaatagatgtccctaggagtcaatcagaaCTTATGTGAgctactgataagagtcttctcaggggctaagtcacctcctttcactctgattggctccaatcagcacaaaatgacaaggactcttctcagtggttaacatgcttccctttcatgctgattggctcatacatagggacttggctgggactctgctctcaaaaaagtaaggagtatGACCCCCCATGactctggacgactacactcctgcttattggactccaactcacatcagcctcagccaccatgggcaatgctcagagatgatgggagctgtagtccaacaacatctggagggcacaacacTAACTTCTCCATAGATCAAGAAAATGCTGTGGGAGACAGGGCTCAGTAGCACTATTGCTTTGAACACATTTtggcctccctcctcccctgggtGGTTGCATTAAAGTCAAAATAAAATGGCCAGTAGATCCAGTCACGAGGCCAGATGTGAGTCAAGCTAGTTTGGTCCATGGggaatggcctcacaggccaaactaGGACCTGCGCTAGGCTGAATTAGGCCCATGAGCCAGAGAATCCCCACCCCAGTCTTAACCAACAGGAAACCTTGAGGATGAGGAAATAGCTCCCTTCCAAGCTGCAAGAGGCGATAGTGCCATGAAGGCTGGactgattaaaaagaaataaaaatgaaactCATGCCATGTAGGGACTCAGTCCCCAGTAAAGAAAGAGCCTTGTAACTTGCTGTTTTCCTAGGCTGAGTAGCTGGTCCTGGGCCCGGGGCAAGATGCATGATCGTCCCTCCTCCCCAAAATCCTCATACAAACAAAATGTTACTACTTTCTTTATTAAACAAGTTTTAAAGTGACTTAGGTTAAACTTAGGGCAAGCCTTTAAGCTCTTAGCCATTAAGCTGCTATTCCTTAAAAAAACTCTTGACAAATGTTGTAaaatgcccagagagcttcggctatggggaggtatataaataaataaatgctttttttttttgtattgcaaaaatttgtgttttttaaaatatattcaacatTAATTGGAGACATGCACTGTATATCAGTTCAGGCTATTTTTTATGCTATTTCCAATGGGGGAGATAGTTTCAATTGTTTTACTCAATGTAGGACCTGAAAATTCATGGTGGTGGTCCTACATTTTCTCTTAGTACTGTACACTaatattgacttgatgtttgaAGAACAAGTATTTCCTATTTGGTTTTATTCACAAAAATGAAAGGTAAAAGCATGCAAATTTCTTCTGGTATGCCAAGTGTAGAGGCAAATTAATTCACAAAGAGATATAAGACCAATCTGTCCTTACCCTCAGTAGTGCTTCTAATTCAGCAAAATTCTCATTAGCTTTTTCTTCTAATAATAATACTTCAGCATCTGGTGATAGGCTTTCACTATCTCCCCTGGTAATTTTGAAACAAAAAGTGGAAacagacagccttcaagtcgatttcaactcatggcgaccctatgaatagggtttttatggcaaGCAGTATtgagagggagtttaccattgccttcctctgaggctgagaggcagtgactggctcagggtcacccagtgagcttcatggctgggtggggatttaaaccctggtctcccaggtcgtagtccaacaccttaaccactacaccactatcCTCAGACATAAAATCCCAAAAGaaatccagggtggcaaacgggTGAGATAGCAATAAAAGCatctatggaaatggactgccttcaagttaataccaacttatggagaccctaagaatagggttttcctggtaagcggtattcagagggggtttaccacagccgtcctctgaggctgagaggcagtgactggcccaaggtcacttggtgagcttcatagctgtgtggggattcgaaccctggtctcccatgtcatagtccaacaccttaaccactacaccacactggttctctttgAAACAAAGCCCAGGCTGAATAAAAtggtctgactttttaaattattattattattcattttttcctctcttttcttttctcttctgtgCTCCAGGCTTGTGTTTCTATTCTACAATGTAAATTTGACCATAAAACACATGTAGATTTGTTCCAATGTGTTCTCGTTCAAGTCCAAGTAATCAGAAGAGTTGACATGCGCTCccatgtacaggcgggccccgcttatacagcaggttccttTCCGGACCCCTgtcgtaaagtggaaccccattgagtataatggggtgcattgcgcgaaaatgccgtgaaaatgctgcaaaataccacaaaagggcaaaatcggctttaaaaacggggaatcaaagccgccgcattagcagaacgctgtgaagcgaagcgccgggaatcggggccctactgcattagctttctctttctctgccactGTAGTGTACTGTTCTTTTAAGAGAATTGAAGGAAATGATTGTTAAGCAAATGGGAACTGGGCCTAGTAGTTCTGAAAACTGGAGCCTACTACTGGGCTGGGCCTAGTAGTTTTGCAAACTGTGAAATGGGGCCTACTACTGGGCCTGGCCTAATAGTTCTGTGAACTGGGGCCTACTATTGGGGCCTAGCAGTTCTATGAACTGGGGCTTACTACTGGGCCTGACCCAGTAGTTCTGGTCTCGAGACTCTCTAAGGTGTATGTTGCCTCTGCCATGTCTGAATCGTATTAATAAGTGTTGGTGCTTATAGGAGACTTGGATATGGTgagatttagcaacagacatTATAGCCACTCTCTGGTCTGTTGAGATATGAACAATTATTTTGTAATGTAATGTTGTTGTTTTCATGGTCCAGGCCCCCAGAGGTCTGGGCCGTAGAGATTTTGACCCCCAGCCCTCCTCTCCTCAGGCCTAGTTGCAGCTAGTGGTGGCCACCTCCacctcttctctccctttctctgttACAGCATGATGTAATGGCTACTGCCAGGTGACAATTCTACATGCTGTCCAAAACACCCACAAAAGCAGCTGGGGATGACTGATGGCAGGGACAGAAGGATCTGCCCATTTCATTTCTCcccgtttgtcatttttccaatgtaaaattcagttctctgcatttccacagcaatttgcatttccccccccaaaaaaatcctcatgaaaatttgtcatcgttttagtgtgaatttctcctaataagcatgcTGTTTtgtcaaatgtacacattttgcaagacaTTCTCCCTAATCGAATgtatttcatgttattttcactaatatgtgcgtTTTATGCACAACttaccttaatatatgcatttttttacacattgtctggtaggagaactgcattgtaaaatttgggtaagtttggatttcaaaggatgactatgttttgggtctcatgttgttttggaaagtgtgaatttgatagatttggctttaatcgctaacaatcaaatttctccccagtcCCTAAAGCTGACCAATGCTAGAGTGAAATATTAACCTTGTTCACACCCTCCCACAGCCCTCCCCTTGATTCCACACCAAGCCCCCCTGGTTGTGATAATACAGATACTGTTACTTTAACTGAAAAAGAATCTTAGAGGCTTAGATGACAGTTACTGGACTGGAGGTAAGTTGGACATGAGCAGGTACTTCGTATTCAGTCAGATTCGACCAAGTTAAATTCATCTCTCAAGGACAGTGTCTGAGCACTACCCATTTCCCAAATTCTTCTGCCTCTCTCCTGTGGAGAGCCATGAAGCCGTTCTCCCAATCCTCTTTACCCATTCTCATTCCTTTTGCTCTCATTTTGGAGTGATCCTCTTGGGGAGCTAAAATTGCACCCCCTTATCAGGTGTTATGGCTGCAGCTATTCTCTGTGAAATGCTCTTGTTAATCTAAAAGGGAATGCAAAAGGCTATGGACTGCTAGGGAGTGGAGGATGGGAGTTACTTATTGTTATTTATTGAAGTCATTTATAGAACACTTTGAAGGTGGATctcacaaagcggtttacataagattattacaacaCTAAGTAGTGATTTTTAAAGTTGTAATAAAATGGAAAATACTGTTTAAAAAGAAGGTGTTGCTGGGTCTTCTTACTCCCTCAAGGCAAGATGGTTTTGCAGATGCCCCAGTGGTGACAATTGGGGAAAAGAGAGAGGGGCCGCTTTGGGAGATGGATGGTGTCAATTCCTCACACTTATTTCTTCTCTTCTGAGGGGGGCATCTCCCTCAGGGCAAGACGGTTCACTACTGCATTCACATATTACTAAATGTGGGAAACAGGTCTGTATAATGTCCTGCCAAGTGGAAAGGAGAATGTCATCTAGGGACGGTGGAGATATTAGTTTTGTTCACTATTTAATGCACATACAAACCTATGAAACTTCAACTTACTGATCCAATGCAAAAACTGAAAGAGAGCTCtagtttgaaatttgcacttctccacattCTTTGATGCAGTTTTCAAACCAAAGAAATCATACcccaaaatgtatgtattagtgaaaggtgcacacaaaaatgtgcatttgagtgaaaataacatacaaaacatatTATATTGGGGGGGATGCTCACAAACGTACATATACATGGGGAAATTGTGTGCAAACATGCATATCTTAGGAGAATTATACCCCAAAATGCATATGGATGTTCAagtagactttttttttaaaaaaaatacaaatttatgCAGAAGTAGGacaaattgaatttaagactggaaaaatgagaaacagagaaacaaaaatggacagattcatccacctCTAAGGTAATCAAGCTTCTGCTTTCTTAGGTTTTCTGATGATAAAGCTTTCCTAGGTTTCTAGGTTCCTCTTGGCCCCTGTCAAAGTCTCCATCAGTGTGTATGCAAAGTTAAGAGTTTTGgttccaacatgcatcactttaaatGTActgacattgaattgcatttgccattttgttgtCTACTCACCCAGTCTGAAGACATTCTTGTGGAGTTCTTCACAGTCCATTTAGCGTTTCACCACTCGGACTGTTGGTTGTCATCTGCCTTCTTAAGTGTCATAATAGGGCCTTTCAGCTAGAGAATTTGATTAATTGCGAAGAGAGTTTCTCTGGATTTCCCATCGTTATCGTCATGCAGGATCCCCTGAAACTCTTGCTGTTCTGTCTGCTCCTAAGAACAGGTAAGAAAGGATGGTTCACTCACTGGAgagggctttttattttattttctaagaAATAACAATTACCCATTTTCCAATGAATTTGTTCTCCTCCATGACATTTTGTCTTCCTTGAACATAGCATGTTAATTTATACATTATTGCCACGTCCCATATCTTGAAAACCAAACTGACAGATGGGTGTGACTGTCTTTCACCTCAGTTCATTGAGATAAACATTTTAGCTGCTATCCGGAGATCTCCGCTTCCACATTATCCACACATCCTTCCAAATAATTCAGaagtatgtttttatttgttcctTGGAATCTCATATCCAACAATTTGCTTGTTACAGTCTAAGACTTGTCACCaaccaagttctactcagaggagacctactgaaattaatggatctgttAGTCAtacccattaattttaatgggtccactctgattaggactaacattggagacCACCCAATGTTTTCAAGTAACAATGAAAGACCAGGAAAGAGGGAGATAACCTAAGATTCTATGGGAGGGAGTTTTATATACTTggtgccactacagaaaaggtccTCTTGTCAtcaccattaattttaatgggtttactttgagtaggactaactttggatacaaccctctgacTCTTTCTACATCCCCAGAAAATGTGCAGATAATCTACACACAGAGTCACCATACCTTTAACACCAACCCTCTCGGCTCAGATGCTGAAAATTTCTCAGAAGGGAGAAAAATACCCAGACCAATGGACTGAGGGGACCCTAACGGTAACCCTAACCCAAATGCAAAAGAAGGAGGATTGCTTCTGCTTGCTTGCCTGCTAGTGAAATTGATTAGGTTGGTCAGCACATGAGGCAGGGCCCTCTTGGGGGCGGCTCTGCAGTTGTGGACCTCTCTTCCATACCTATatctatcttttatttatttatttattatcaaatttctatcctgcccttcctcccaaaaggagccagggcgacaaacaacaagtgataaagcactaaaaacatctttcaaaatatcttaaaaaacaaaatatcttagaaaaatcttaaaaacaaaacatctaataCCAATATCTACCTATTCATACTGCTTTGGCCCAAACTGTACATTAAACAAAATACTCCTATAAGTGGCGTACATAACTTCATGTATGTTCAGAGCCCAGGAGAGAACACTCTCTGAGGCAGCCCCTAACCTGTGGAATTTGCTCTCCaccgaggtgtgcctggcaccttcactgtatatcTTTTGCCATTTGGTGAAGACTCACCTTTTTCTGCAGGCCTATATTGTTGTAGCCTGTATGATgtagggtgggtaagaaatttcataaataaaggtGAAGGGCTGGTAATAAATAATCAAAATCTAAATAAAACGTTCTTAAGAACATACTGATAAAATCAACAGACATTAAAAAGTAGACGTAATGAAATGTTGACGTCTgcttaggcttgcctaaataattAAAACCATTTTAGCAGGTGTCAAGAACAGTATAATGCATAGGGAAGGGTTTCTACAGAATAGATACAAAAGAATATGAATCTTTTTCTCCTCTGCCTCTCTTTTCCTCTTCCAGGTGCTTCTCTAAAGTGTGAAGTTTGTTCAGGCAGTGGCTTTCATTGTAAAGGCACTGTGACAACCTGTCTTCCTCACAAAGATACCTGTGTCATTGCATACACTGAAGATACTGCAGGTGAGTGGGAGAGAGATCATGGAAACATAGGAAGACTGAGAtcattggtctacctagctcagttgtgtctacactgacttgtctaggatttcaggcagggaatctctcactggagattccagggattgaacatgggaccttctgcatgcaaagcagatgctctaccactgagctatggcccttcccctctgGGCAGTGGATATAGCATGTGATCAGCCAAGGTGACCTACAGTCAGTGCATGGAATGAGCATTGGATGGGGCCTCGGCTTATGTTATCTTCAGCGATAACCCCAAATAACAAGCTAATTGAATCATGCCTTCATTCTGATTTGAGCTAAAATGATTTCATGTCAGATAAGTTTAACTGCATGGTTCAAAGTGTGGCTTTCATTGACTTTGATGCTACCCTAGAGTTTGCCACAAGAACCCATTGCTACACAATTTTTGGCAATGAAGGGAGCAGATGAGCTCTTAGAAAATGAGGGCAGAAGCTGCCTTTGCAGTGCCAGCTTGGATAGGTTGCCAGTTTAAGAAAGGTGATGTATATAATAAATAGTCCGTTCCCAATATCTAGTCACAGTTTGGAGTGACCAACAAACAAAATTCAATATAGGGCCATATTAGAGAAAGAGACAGGACTTTGAAAAGAATTTTCAGAAGGATTAATAAAATCACAGACTTTTCATATCTTTTCCAAACCTAGCATATGGCCTTTCAGGCAGGGGTAGACAACatagcgccctccagatgttttagact of Rhineura floridana isolate rRhiFlo1 chromosome 15, rRhiFlo1.hap2, whole genome shotgun sequence contains these proteins:
- the LOC133370418 gene encoding phospholipase A2 inhibitor gamma subunit B-like isoform X2, whose amino-acid sequence is MEKQREASQDSERKKGSSCKRTCFVTEKSTSFSTSFPSPCKFHIRMQTLLKPFVFFLLLTKDGKVLQTVMKGCGSSDTCNSPPKHLNMGRGKSIRTSLTCCIGEACANSTPPVPRVESKTNGKQCPSCYSSSGTCITEMVNCTGSERYCFDVFSRSNADSRARDMIMKGCTTKSACESINKGVPLIWEENNAVIIKAKCTPDPSRGTRSSGLLLPTFSGLLLLKILL
- the LOC133370418 gene encoding phospholipase A2 inhibitor NAI-like isoform X3 — translated: MQTLLKPFVFFLLLTKGTSLECDVCADIGTSCTGNKKVCREGQDTCVIVFLESTLNGKVLQTVMKGCGSSDTCNSPPKHLNMGRGKSIRTSLTCCIGEACANSTPPVPRVESKTNGKQCPSCYSSSGTCITEMVNCTGSERYCFDVFSRSNADSRARDMIMKGCTTKSACESINKGVPLIWEENNAVIIKAKCTPDPSRGTRSSGLLLPTFSGLLLLKILL
- the LOC133370418 gene encoding phospholipase A2 inhibitor NAI-like isoform X1; amino-acid sequence: MEKQREASQDSERKKGSSCKRTCFVTEKSTSFSTSFPSPCKFHIRMQTLLKPFVFFLLLTKGTSLECDVCADIGTSCTGNKKVCREGQDTCVIVFLESTLNGKVLQTVMKGCGSSDTCNSPPKHLNMGRGKSIRTSLTCCIGEACANSTPPVPRVESKTNGKQCPSCYSSSGTCITEMVNCTGSERYCFDVFSRSNADSRARDMIMKGCTTKSACESINKGVPLIWEENNAVIIKAKCTPDPSRGTRSSGLLLPTFSGLLLLKILL